In Bacteriovorax stolpii, a single genomic region encodes these proteins:
- a CDS encoding M20/M25/M40 family metallo-hydrolase — protein sequence MMKGFKSLSLAVAMIAIPAVSPLATENTKSVYITIDSDALAFSEKTFGRRVESIETKDGISVLKIDEESIPWLSLLMHRNFNRCGGFMVHDDKEEALEQLDSQDGAQLFAKNNMFADYTINQENLVKPLVNEVKADNILATITKLSSFKNRYYKGEFGKQSATWIKDYWSGLVKNRTDATVEFFPHSQWDQPSVILTLKGASDETIVVGGHQDSINGSFGGATSTAPGADDNASGIATISEVIRILADSSYQPQKTIKFMAYAAEEVGLLGSKEISRSFKQKNVNVIGVMQLDMTNFQGTKDLDIVMMRDYTNDQQNNFVGSIIDRYVPGVKWGFDKCGYGCSDHASWHSQGYPASMPFEAKMNDMNHNIHTARDTLAASNGNANHAAKFAKMAVAYIVELDR from the coding sequence ATGATGAAAGGTTTTAAATCGCTCTCTCTGGCAGTAGCAATGATTGCTATCCCAGCAGTGTCTCCACTCGCTACAGAAAATACAAAAAGCGTCTACATTACTATCGATTCAGATGCTCTAGCTTTCTCTGAAAAAACTTTCGGAAGAAGAGTTGAATCTATCGAGACAAAAGACGGAATTAGCGTCTTAAAAATCGATGAAGAGTCGATTCCTTGGCTTTCACTTCTTATGCACAGAAACTTCAACCGTTGTGGTGGATTCATGGTTCACGACGATAAGGAAGAAGCTCTTGAGCAATTAGATTCTCAAGATGGAGCTCAGCTCTTTGCTAAGAATAATATGTTCGCGGACTATACTATCAATCAGGAAAACTTAGTTAAGCCTCTGGTGAACGAAGTAAAAGCTGATAACATCCTGGCAACGATCACTAAACTTTCTTCGTTTAAGAATCGTTACTACAAGGGTGAATTCGGAAAGCAATCAGCAACATGGATCAAAGATTACTGGAGTGGTTTAGTCAAGAATCGCACTGACGCGACAGTAGAATTTTTTCCACACTCTCAGTGGGATCAGCCTTCAGTTATTTTGACTCTAAAAGGCGCGTCAGATGAGACGATTGTTGTTGGTGGTCACCAGGATTCAATCAACGGATCATTTGGTGGTGCGACTTCAACGGCCCCAGGAGCAGATGATAACGCGTCAGGAATCGCGACGATTTCAGAAGTTATCCGCATCCTTGCTGATAGTTCTTACCAGCCACAAAAAACGATCAAATTTATGGCCTATGCAGCTGAAGAAGTTGGTCTCTTGGGATCAAAAGAAATTTCAAGAAGCTTCAAGCAGAAAAACGTCAATGTCATTGGAGTTATGCAACTTGATATGACGAATTTCCAGGGAACAAAAGATCTCGATATCGTTATGATGAGAGACTACACCAACGACCAACAGAACAACTTTGTTGGATCAATCATTGACCGTTACGTCCCTGGTGTGAAGTGGGGATTTGATAAGTGTGGATACGGCTGTTCAGACCACGCTTCTTGGCATTCTCAAGGTTATCCGGCATCAATGCCATTTGAAGCGAAGATGAATGACATGAACCATAACATCCATACAGCAAGAGACACTCTGGCCGCATCAAATGGAAACGCTAACCATGCTGCAAAGTTTGCGAAAATGGCCGTCGCGTACATCGTTGAATTAGACCGATAG
- a CDS encoding NAD(P)H-dependent flavin oxidoreductase codes for MISTWLTKTFDIKYPIILAPMFLVSNNKMLAEAYKNGFIGCIPSLNYRTPADFEAGMVELHKECNGKFGINLIVNKSNVHLAEHLAVLEKYPPAFIITSLGSPEETIKRLKPLGVKILCDVVDVEYAKKVESLGADALIAVNSGAGGHAGNISPSILVPMLMKATKLPVISAGGVGTGAGLLSVMALGSEGVSIGSPFIATKESPVSAEYKKAVVDFGAMDIVMTTKISGSPCSVINTPYVKEIGTEQNFVESFLNHNKQLKKYAKMLTYYRGMKAVEKAAFAATYKTVWVAGPSIEFTHAIEDVQTIIKRIITEYEEAYQALVARQLK; via the coding sequence ATGATCTCAACCTGGCTAACAAAAACTTTTGATATTAAGTACCCAATCATCCTGGCGCCGATGTTTTTAGTGTCTAATAACAAAATGTTAGCTGAAGCCTATAAGAACGGATTCATTGGTTGTATCCCCTCTTTAAACTACCGAACCCCGGCCGATTTTGAAGCAGGAATGGTCGAACTCCACAAAGAGTGCAATGGTAAATTTGGAATTAATCTCATAGTAAATAAGTCAAATGTTCACCTGGCAGAACACTTAGCTGTTTTAGAAAAATACCCACCGGCCTTCATCATCACTTCTCTTGGTTCTCCAGAAGAAACCATCAAAAGATTAAAACCGCTGGGAGTAAAAATTCTTTGTGACGTGGTCGATGTTGAATACGCTAAAAAAGTCGAATCCCTTGGAGCTGATGCTTTAATTGCTGTTAATTCCGGGGCCGGCGGACACGCTGGAAATATTTCTCCTTCAATCCTGGTTCCAATGTTGATGAAAGCAACGAAGCTCCCGGTGATCTCCGCTGGTGGTGTAGGAACAGGAGCAGGTCTTCTTTCTGTCATGGCCTTAGGAAGTGAAGGTGTTTCGATTGGATCTCCCTTTATCGCCACTAAAGAATCTCCAGTATCAGCTGAATACAAAAAAGCCGTCGTTGATTTTGGAGCGATGGATATCGTTATGACGACAAAAATTTCAGGAAGCCCGTGTTCAGTTATCAACACTCCTTATGTGAAAGAAATCGGGACTGAACAAAACTTCGTTGAATCTTTCCTGAATCACAACAAGCAGCTTAAAAAATATGCCAAGATGCTGACTTACTACCGTGGAATGAAAGCAGTAGAAAAAGCAGCCTTCGCGGCCACTTATAAAACAGTCTGGGTTGCCGGACCTTCAATTGAGTTTACTCACGCCATCGAAGATGTTCAGACGATTATTAAAAGAATTATTACTGAATACGAAGAAGCTTACCAGGCACTGGTCGCTCGCCAGCTTAAGTAA